The following coding sequences lie in one Aspergillus luchuensis IFO 4308 DNA, chromosome 8, nearly complete sequence genomic window:
- a CDS encoding WD40 repeat domain-containing protein (COG:S;~EggNog:ENOG410PSJS;~InterPro:IPR015943,IPR001680,IPR036322,IPR017986;~PFAM:PF00400;~go_function: GO:0005515 - protein binding [Evidence IEA]) — protein MPQSRKKRKVSAQDVPHKDPEESTPETRQGRLEPSAPAHRMGQESSNVKVSKSITALALSSDGKLVAIALEKRINTYTRVGRFFELVDESGEEPSNILQLSLAPNATRAGGYILASISDHVKLWYLNNQGKFLDPSDGRKVDISQLSTEAASGITAKLMGAHWCKQNETAILSIQQGFKDTLTKALDIHTSERQTKLEGNTAIFSPDGRFLICFTQAEFGETTKRNPSRIKVWDNVTKQPRYDPLDHSDGILWAGISPDSKLIGAIEMNNTVRIWLADSGICKNSFAFPRNAEAMNGAFSPDSKYIALNFGVICCPSEIQIFDITTGSRTSRWKCPEYNIESIAWSPNGNLLATAGYFGDFSIWDVTNGLERIKQVTDRYGVEDDPDSFLASDIRFCDGGKKLVFEWSGVTTMFYDLVKRETQINIGCAERVRGPVDCSGYLGFEAHIGSTLRLILIRI, from the coding sequence ATGCCTCAGTCtcggaaaaagagaaaggttTCAGCGCAGGACGTCCCTCACAAAGACCCAGAAGAAAGTACTCCTGAGACTCGTCAAGGAAGACTAGAGCCATCTGCACCAGCTCACCGTATGGGCCAAGAGAGTTCCAATGTGAAGGTTTCGAAATCGATAACTGCTCTAGCTTTGAGCTCAGATGGCAAGTTGGTTGCCATCGCACTTGAGAAACGCATCAACACCTATACGCGAGTGGGCCGCTTTTTCGAGCTGGTTGATGAATCAGGAGAAGAGCCATCGAATATCTTACAACTTTCCTTGGCACCAAATGCGACAAGGGCAGGAGGATACATTCTGGCTTCGATATCAGACCACGTCAAGCTTTGGTATCTCAACAACCAAGGGAAATTTCTAGATCCCTCTGATGGTCGGAAAGTCGACATTTCCCAGCTATCGACCGAAGCAGCTAGCGGAATAACTGCGAAGCTTATGGGCGCCCATTGGTGCAAGCAGAATGAAACAGCAATCTTGTCAATCCAACAGGGATTCAAAGACACATTGACCAAAGCTCTGGATATCCATACGAGCGAGCGTCAGACCAAACTAGAAGGAAATACTGCAATATTCAGTCCGGATGGGAGATTCTTGATATGCTTCACTCAGGCTGAATTTGGTGAGACCACAAAAAGAAATCCTTCAAGGATTAAAGTCTGGGATAACGTAACCAAACAGCCTCGATACGATCCACTAGATCACTCGGACGGTATTCTGTGGGCAGGAATAAGCCCAGACTCGAAACTCATAGGAGCCATTGAGATGAACAACACAGTCCGGATTTGGCTCGCTGATAGTGGTATCTGCAAGAATTCATTTGCGTTCCCTCGCAATGCTGAGGCAATGAATGGTGCATTCTCCCCGGATTCCAAATATATTGCCCTAAATTTCGGTGTTATTTGTTGCCCATCAGAGATACAAATCTTTGATATCACTACAGGATCCAGGACATCCCGGTGGAAGTGTCCGGAATACAATATTGAATCTATTGCTTGGAGCCCCAACGGCAATCTACTGGCTACTGCGGGCTACTTCGGTGATTTCAGTATTTGGGACGTTACAAACGGGCTAGAAAGAATAAAGCAGGTTACAGATCGATatggggtggaagatgatccgGATTCCTTCTTGGCTTCTGACATACGGTTCTGCGATGGTGGAAAGAAGCTCGTCTTTGAATGGAGTGGTGTGACAACTATGTTCTACGATTTGGTAAAACGTGAAACACAAATTAATATCGGGTGTGCGGAGCGTGTTAGAGGACCGGTGGACTGCTCTGGATATCTTGGGTTCGAAGCTCATATTGGTTCGACTTTGAGGCTCATATTGATTAGAATTTGA
- the MAT1-2-4 gene encoding putative mating locus protein (COG:S;~EggNog:ENOG410PYBK) yields the protein MEVKIHALLHYLNGIAGNTLLAAELRESAAFISASFLVHQSVARLMAHVTALANGEDLNLHFHQIYGRSKSVDVPVRRHWKPLKAIMADYCVNASVADIEGHPIQLISILDPTIEKLLQGEDLFQFHYALVRAEQMANEDLARLAKDYGYHYIFRIGLMQYYMT from the coding sequence ATGGAGGTTAAGATCCATGCCCTACTGCACTATCTTAATGGTATAGCTGGCAATActctgcttgctgctgaaCTTCGCGAGAGTGCAGCATTCATCTCAgcttctttccttgtccACCAGAGTGTTGCTAGACTCATGGCGCATGTTACCGCATTAGCGAACGGCGAAGACTTGAATCTCCATTTCCATCAGATATATGGCCGAAGCAAATCTGTTGATGTACCTGTCCGTCGTCACTGGAAACCTCTGAaggccatcatggccgacTATTGTGTTAATGCATCCGTTGCCGACATCGAAGGTCATCCCATCCAGCTTATTAGCATCCTTGACCCAACAATTGAAAAGTTGCTCCAAGGGGAAGACCTGTTTCAGTTCCACTATGCCCTTGTCCGTGCTGAGCAGATGGCAAACGAAGATCTCGCTCGGTTGGCAAAAGACTATGGTTACCATTATATCTTCAGAATTGGTCTTATGCAATATTACATGACGTGA
- a CDS encoding HMG-box domain-containing protein (COG:K;~EggNog:ENOG410QDNT;~InterPro:IPR009071,IPR036910;~PFAM:PF00505,PF09011), whose product MTSIPQALKPTTESSDKLTELLWQDALRHLGSTNNEVLLPINVIDMIGQTNVNKIKTRLGALIGASVVAFADESINAVRVMRTPAFSGTAISVASHEVSCESITAHMKKHERPSVTVKAAKVPRPPNAFILYRQHHHPKLKEAHPNLSNNEISVILGKQWKAESENIRVEFRALADELKRKHAEAHPDYQYTPRKPSEKKRRTSSRRNSKQTVENKSPDLTTASTISTSPSIDTYGPINDMGIEGTMNIFTEYNMPDIYPSELICGDIMPSELPLLSADHFQLDTETLGSLIGQVHTDIGKGTGVYASPSAHVNLTDRHLGETVNFSEFISDLY is encoded by the exons ATGACTTCTATACCTCAAGCATTGAAGCCAACTACTGAGTCCAGCGACAAGCTTACAGAGCTACTTTGGCAGGATGCTTTGCGCCATCTTGGATCCACGAATAATGAAGTTCTACTTCCAATAAATGTCATCGACATGATCGGCCAGACCAATGTTAACAAGATCAAGACTCGTCTTGG TGCTCTCATAGGTGCTTCAGTTGTGGCTTTTGCCGATGAGTCAATCAACGCTGTTCGTGTCATGCGTACTCCAGCGTTTTCAGGCACAGCAATATCTGTAGCATCCCATGAGGTGTCATGCGAATCAATCACAGCTCATATGAAGAAGCATGAGCGGCCTTCTGTGACTGTTAAGGCTGCTAAGGTTCCTCGTCCGCCAAATGCATTTATCCTGTAccgccaacatcatcatcctaaGCTCAAGGAGGCTCACCCGAATCTTTCAAATAACGAGATTT CTGTTATTCTAGGGAAACAGTGGAAGGCAGAATCCGAGAATATCAGGGTCGAGTTCAGAGCCCTGGCCGATGAGTTGAAGCGGAAGCATGCAGAAGCTCATCCCGACTACCAATACACACCACGTAAACCATCGGAAAAGAAACGTCGAACATCATCTCGCCGAAATTCCAAACAGACTGTAGAGAACAAGTCTCCAGATCTCACGACGGCCAGCACCATATCAACAAGTCCGTCAATCGACACATATGGGCCGATAAACGATATGGGAATTGAAGGGACGATGAATATCTTTACAGAATACAATATGCCAGATATTTACCCCAGCGAATTGATATGCGGCGACATAATGCCAAGCGAACTACCACTGTTATCAGCCGATCACTTCCAGTTAGACACGGAGACATTGGGTTCGTTGATCGGGCAGGTTCATACAGACATCGGAAAAGGAACAGGAGTGTATGCCTCTCCATCGGCCCATGTCAACTTAACAGACCGACATCTTGGCGAAACTGTCAACTTCTCAGAATTTATTTCCGATCTTTATTGA
- a CDS encoding aldehyde dehydrogenase (COG:C;~EggNog:ENOG410PIWP;~InterPro:IPR015590,IPR029510,IPR016161,IPR016162, IPR016163;~PFAM:PF00171;~go_function: GO:0016491 - oxidoreductase activity [Evidence IEA];~go_function: GO:0016620 - oxidoreductase activity, acting on the aldehyde or oxo group of donors, NAD or NADP as acceptor [Evidence IEA];~go_process: GO:0055114 - oxidation-reduction process [Evidence IEA]), protein MTAMIPHVSNWVNGTHTTATTPRIPVINPATELPIATIDSTSKETVNQIITLSLKTFNDGSWSHADQSTRFTVLSTAARLLRSRLPEFIELETRQTGRPIREMRAQLARIPEWLEYFASVVRVHEGRVTPFKGPVVNTLTRLPLGVVALITPYNHPLLIAMKKIGAALAGGNVVIVKASELAPLSVLRLGALFKEAGLPDGVLQIISGYGYETGKYLCESPLLAKIDLTGGLATYRAIAPSASANLIPITAELGGKAPVCLFPGVGIEDAVKAALFASFIASGQTCVTGSRLLVHTDIYDEFTALLKKRVEKLRLGNPLDDTTQIGTVISKAAVERCAAFVERAVREGGKVLCGGHATTNPSSGKGYYFEPTVIETRPQTDLECNEVFGPVIALIRCQSEEDVIRIANASSLALGASIWTTDFYQAHRVADKIEAGIVWINGHHLNDPSSPWGGFKQSGMGKENGLEAYESYTKVKSTIINYGVPPVWFDDEPVNARYG, encoded by the coding sequence ATGACAGCCATGATACCTCACGTCTCCAACTGGGTCAATGGCACCCACACCACCGCAACCACACCCCGTATCCCCGTCATCAACCCAGCCACCGAGCTCCCTATCGCAACCATCGACTCGACCTCCAAAGAGACCGTTAATCAAATCATCACCTTATCCCTGAAAACCTTCAACGATGGCTCCTGGTCCCACGCTGATCAATCCACACGCTTCACGGTCCTCTCGACCGCAGCCCGTCTCCTCCGCTCCCGTCTCCCAGAATTCATCGAACTGGAAACTCGCCAAACCGGCCGTCCCATCCGCGAGATGCGCGCCCAGCTCGCTCGCATCCCTGAATGGCTCGAATACTTTGCCTCCGTAGTACGCGTGCACGAAGGCCGAGTAACTCCCTTCAAGGGACCAGTTGTGAACACCCTGACACGGCTACCGCTCGGCGTGGTGGCACTGATCACACCATACAACCACCCGCTTCTCAtcgccatgaagaagatcgggGCTGCACTGGCAGGTGGGAACGTGGTCATCGTGAAAGCATCAGAACTAGCACCTCTATCTGTCCTGAGGCTGGGTGCCTTGTTCAAAGAGGCGGGGCTACCTGATGGCGTGTTGCAGATTATCAGCGGATACGGGTACGAAACGGGGAAGTATCTGTGTGAGAGTCCGTTGCTGGCGAAGATAGACTTGACTGGTGGACTAGCAACATACAGGGCTATTGCACCGTCTGCATCGGCGAATCTCATCCCCATAACGGCTGAACTAGGCGGGAAGGCACCTGTGTGCTTGTTCCCGGGCGTTGGGATCGAGGATGCGGTTAAGGCGGCACTGTTTGCGAGCTTCATTGCTAGTGGACAGACATGCGTTACGGGGAGTAGGCTGCTCGTTCATACGGATATCTATGACGAGTTCACGGCGTTGCTGAAGAAACGGGTTGAGAAGTTACGACTGGGCAATCCCCTTGACGACACGACACAGATCGGAACGGTTATATCTAAGGCAGCGGTGGAAAGATGCGCTGCGTTTGTGGAGAGAGCTGTGCGGGAGGGTGGAAAGGTCCTCTGTGGTGGACATGCGACTACCAATCCTTCCTCTGGAAAAGGGTACTACTTCGAGCCGACGGTCATTGAGACGCGGCCACAGACGGATCTGGAATGCAACGAGGTGTTTGGACCGGTCATTGCGCTGATCAGGTGCCAGTCGGAAGAGGATGTCATTCGCATTGCCAATGCGTCTTCGTTGGCGCTGGGAGCTTCAATCTGGACGACTGATTTCTACCAGGCACATCGAGTGGCGGACAAGATTGAGGCAGGGATTGTGTGGATTAATGGACACCATCTGAATGATCCGTCGTCACCGTGGGGTGGCTTTAAGCAGAGTGGAatggggaaggagaatgGGTTGGAGGCATATGAAAGCTATACAAAGGTTAAGAGTACGATTATCAACTATGGGGTGCCCCCGGTTTGGTTTGACGATGAGCCTGTGAATGCTCGCTATGGATAG
- the COX13 gene encoding cytochrome c oxidase subunit VIa (BUSCO:EOG092654RM;~COG:C;~EggNog:ENOG410PNPT;~InterPro:IPR001349,IPR036418,IPR018507;~PFAM:PF02046;~TransMembrane:1 (i68-88o);~go_component: GO:0005743 - mitochondrial inner membrane [Evidence IEA];~go_component: GO:0005751 - mitochondrial respiratory chain complex IV [Evidence IEA];~go_function: GO:0004129 - cytochrome-c oxidase activity [Evidence IEA]): MFPQRNALRLSQRAAQQLRAAPVRSTVQRRLNSSDSKLPSWAADNEFNREREAVKHHAAATSDLWRKLSIYAVIPILIAGGINSYNLWNEHWEHWAHMPPLEERTEYPYQNIRVKNFPWGDGDKTIFWNSEVNYHNKDKAT, encoded by the exons ATGTTCCCTCAGCGTAACGCCCTGCGTCTGTCCCAGCGCGCTGCCCAGCAGCTGCGTGCTGCTCCGGTCCGCTCCACCGTCCAGCGCCGTCTCAACAGCTCCGACTCCAAGCTTCCCTCTTGGGCCGCCGACAACGAATTCAACCGCGAGAGAGAGGCCGTCAAGCAccatgctgctgctaccaGTG ACCTGTGGCGCAAGCTCTCCATCTA CGCCGTCATTCCTATCCTGATTGCCGGAGGAATCAACTCTTACAACCTCTGGAACGAGCACTGGGAGCACTGGGCGCACATGCCCCCGCTCGAGGAGCGTACTGAGTACCCCTACCAGAACATCCGTGTGAAGAACTTCCCCTGGGGAGACGGTGACAAG ACCATCTT CTGGAACTCCGAGGTCAACTACCacaacaaggacaaggcTACCTAA
- the APC5 gene encoding putative anaphase-promoting complex subunit Apc5 (COG:D;~EggNog:ENOG410PHQY;~InterPro:IPR026000,IPR037679,IPR011990;~PFAM:PF12862;~SECRETED:SignalP(1-22);~go_component: GO:0005680 - anaphase-promoting complex [Evidence IEA];~go_function: GO:0005515 - protein binding [Evidence IEA]) yields the protein MSRYLTPSKVALLCLISIYTEGVVPNSSAIHVLSYLVTCLSPLEREQSISSSGDHTTQCSVSITDLKDKLTGHPSSVPGRTIWDLFLKKIWSLDCCDALEVFFADISAILAKTREEQIRDRDAGLAPETGCMRLSRCSPLGVFVRRSQLEFTRLQFHDSVKLWRGFVKYRLPTYHVWARKNPSLEQAPVDINLLNLGLDTTDSLAQVAYGSIEDDSEDEQYVSTKDVERLLEFQISELQSLGGRVPDGMKAQLERIITSGVTVPNLVHYLRFLDAWRAGDYPSSFDNLHRYFDCTMHSRDRSSYQYALLNLAILQADFGCYGEAVSAMQEAVSIARESHDMNCLNFCMSWLYHFGKAFPEHMRDVQNTGMLGNEKEGLAFLKAKAKETEMWSLLSTTLLSEAKLEMRNGESLASSIENIIRASHLNVTKDLANSVGPQLLLQAALYSRIGITHLAWLSSETFRECYANKAPFEDHLKSTFRSCQLLAQQGRYTEVSARMNQISPDKLRSLKTYQYWTFFSGILQLQQQVYRDNRVAAEHLLAQLQAIQLPDNDITLLLSILTIDLRIRQGHYGGALELVEKAAQAIQQDNFDIFTQVKLLCLKASILQKTGHPQRGFSLAMRAASIAHRSRLLPSLWESICVLAGVLLSMREFDAVSELIESIMPQILETGDCSLAAQAYSLLVDANMGIAGSLWSEGQTNSVLRKEHVTRALGYLDCAYEQYEEIEDIKGQCEMVAKKATVMHLTGDPVLANDYAAKYLDLKRQARIDFGEA from the exons ATGAGTCGCTATCTCACCCCTTCCAAGGTTGCCCTCCTTtgtctcatctccatctatACTGAAGGTGTTGttcccaactcctccgccaTCCATGTCCTCTCATATCTGGTAACCTGTCTCAGCCCCTTGGAAAGAGAACAATCCATTTCCTCATCGGGAGATCACACAACGCAATGCTCCGTCTCCATCACTGATCTGAAGGATAAACTAACGGGCCACCCGTCCTCCGTCCCTGGCCGTACAATCTGGGACCTTTTTCTGAAAAAGATCTGGTCCCTCGATTGCTGCGATGCGTTGGAAGTTTTCTTCGCTGATATCTCGGCTATTCTAGCCAAGACTCGAGAAGAACAAATCCGCGATCGTGATGCGGGCCTTGCACCGGAGACGGGCTGTATGCGCTTGTCTCGGTGCTCTCCCTTGGGTGTGTTTGTCAGACGTTCCCAGCTAGAATTCACCAGACTGCAATTCCATGACTCCGTCAAGCTCTGGAGGGGGTTTGTCAAGTATCGACTGCCAACGTACCATGTATGGGCGCGGAAGAATCCATCTCTCGAGCAGGCACCTGTGGATATCAATCTGCTAAACCTTGGATTGGATACAACGGATTCCCTTGCGCAGGTCGCCTACGGCAGTATCGAGGATGACTCGGAGGATGAGCAGTACGTTAGCACAAAGGATGTCGAGCGGCTGCTAGAATTCCAAATAAGCGAGCTACAGA GTCTGGGGGGAAGAGTGCCGGATGGCATGAAAGCACAATTAGAACGCATCATCACGTCCGGTGTGACTGTTCCTAATCTAGTGCACTATCTGAG GTTCCTTGATGCCTGGAGGGCAGGGGATTATCCGTCATCATTTGACAACCTGCACCGTTACTTCGACTGCACTATGCACAGTCGCGATCGAAGCTCCTATCAATACGCGTTGCTTAATCTTGCCATCTTGCAGGCTGATTTCGGATGCTATGGCGAGGCCGTCTCTGCCATGCAGGAGGCTGTTTCCATTGCTCGAGAATCCCACGATATGAACTGCTTAAATTTTTGTATGAGTTGGTTGTATCACTTCGGGAAGGCTTTTCCAGAGCACATGAGAGATGTTCAAAACACAGGAATGTTGGGCAACGAGAAAGAAGGCCTTGCATTTCTTAAGGCCAAAGCAAAAGAGACAGAGATGTGGAGTCTTCTGAGTACAACGTTATTGAGCGAAGCCAAGCTGGAGATGCGTAAT GGAGAAAGTCTGGCCTCGTCTATTGAGAACATAATTCGAGCCTCACACCTCAACGTTACAAAGGATTTGGCCAACTCGGTAGGCCCGCAGCTTCTGCTACAGGCCGCCCTATATTCTAGAATTG GCATCACACATCTAGCATGGCTGAGCAGCGAGACCTTTCGCGAATGCTACGCAAACAAAGCACCCTTTGAAGACCATCTCAAAAGCACGTTTCGTAGCTGTCAACTA CTAGCACAGCAGGGCCGCTACACAGAGGTATCAGCCCGAATGAACCAGATCTCCCCAGACAAGCTTCGATCGCTCAAAACATATCAATATTGGACATTCTTCTCTGGTATCCTCCAGCTGCAACAGCAGGTATACCG CGACAACCGAGTTGCAGCCGAACACCTCCTCGCTCAACTGCAAGCCATCCAACTCCCTGACAACGACAttacccttcttctttccatcctcaCGATCGACCTCCGTATTCGACAAGGCCACTACGGCGGCGCGCTCGAACTGGTTGAAAAAGCCGCGCAGGCTATCCAGCAAGACAACTTTGACATTTTCACGCAAGTCAAGCTCCTCTGTCTCAAGGCTTCCATCCTCCAGAAGACAGGCCATCCGCAACGCGGCTTCTCCCTTGCCATGAGAGCCGCCAGTATCGCGCACCGCTCGCGTCTCCTTCCCAGCCTCTGGGAATCCATATGCGTGCTGGCGGGCGTCCTTCTGAGCATGCGCGAGTTCGATGCCGTGTCTGAGCTGATTGAGAGCATCATGCCGCAAATTCTCGAAACGGGTGACTGTAGCTTGGCTGCACAGGCCTACTCGCTTCTTGTGGACGCGAATATGGGAATCGCGGGGTCTCTCTGGAGTGAGGGACAGACGAACTCGGTTCTGCGGAAGGAACATGTCACTCGCGCTTTGGGGTACCTCGACTGTGCATATGAGCAATatgaggagattgaagatATCAAGGGCCAATGTGAAATGGTGGCCAAGAAAGCCACTGTTATGCATTTAACGGGCGATCCGGTCCTCGCAAATGACTATGCGGCCAAGTACTTGGACTTGAAGAGACAAGCAAGGATAGACTTTGGGGAGGCTTGA
- the APN2 gene encoding DNA-(apurinic or apyrimidinic site) lyase APN2 (COG:L;~EggNog:ENOG410PJN6;~InterPro:IPR020848,IPR004808,IPR036691,IPR005135;~PFAM:PF03372;~go_function: GO:0003677 - DNA binding [Evidence IEA];~go_function: GO:0004518 - nuclease activity [Evidence IEA];~go_function: GO:0004519 - endonuclease activity [Evidence IEA];~go_process: GO:0006281 - DNA repair [Evidence IEA]) gives MGFRITTWNVNGIRNPFSYEPWRGKRTFDAMFDILEADIVVFQETKIQRKDLRDDMVLVPGWDCYFSLPRVKKGYSGVVIYTRNSTCAPIRAEEGLSGMLCPPNSSVPFRELPENQQIGGYPTIEQLSQFDVDAATLDSEGRCVILEFPAFVLLGIYSPANRDESRDSFRRNFIDLMDARIRNLVAMGKRVFVTGDLNISRGEIDAAHAGEAIRKGTLTEDEFVSTHARRVFNQLLSDGKVIGEREEGREQPVLHDICRSFHPDRKGMYTCWEQRINARPGNYGSRIDYVLCSLDMQDWFCDSNIQEGLMGSDHCPVYATFKETVHLGGKQVNIRDIMNPPGMFENGERRQEYTAKCLLPTSGRLIPEFDKRRSIKDMFTRRPNNAPQSSPTSTPTLSRANSDHGESKAVIGKLSTESVANHAVPKNDPQPKGIVRKRSEKGDSPVKRSKSVAGLAPTPAVAGQRTLKGFFKPKSSPAIQSRDQPTTDLETCAMPQPASPSKMISSAESQAIDKEQVAAVVTTDSTKETNPPVSTTSDTPTDDDTFVDPIASKEDWSKLFTKKRAPLCEGHQEPCISLTTKKPGVNCGRSFWICPRPLGPSGNKEKGTQWRCPTFIWASDRNSSVS, from the exons ATGGGGTTTCGAATTACAACATGGAACG TCAACGGGATTCG AAATCCGTTCTCTTACGAGCCATGGAGAGGCAAGCGGACGTTCGAT GCCATGTTTGACATCCTCGAGGCCGATATTGTCGTCTTCCAGGAAACCAAAATCCAGCGCAAAGACTTGCGCGATGACATGGTCCTAGTGCCTGGTTGGGATTGTTATTTTAGTCTGCCTAGAGTCAAGAAAG GTTACTCTGGTGTCGTAATCTACACACGCAATTCTACATGTGCCCCCATTCGCGCTGAGGAAGGTCTCTCGGGGATGTTATGCCCCCCGAACTCATCGGTGCCCTTTCGGGAACTTCCTGAGAATCAGCAGATCGGTGGCTATCCAACCATCGAGCAATTGTCGCAGTTTGATGTTGATGCAGCCACGCTAGACTCCGAGGGACGTTGCGTCATTCTCGAGTTTCCCGCCTTTGTCCTGCTGGGCATCTATTCACCGGCCAATAGGGATGAGAGCCGCGACTCATTCCGCCGCAATTTTATCGACCTGATGGACGCGCGGATCCGTAACCTAGTAGCTATGGGAAAGAGGGTGTTTGTGACGGGGGACTTGAATATCTCGCGAGGAGAGATCGATGCAGCTCATGCCGGGGAGGCTATCCGAAAAGGGACATTGACAGAAGACGAGTTCGTATCCACTCATGCACGGCGTGTGTTCAATCAGTTGCTATCCGATGGGAAGGTGATTGGGGAacgggaagaaggaagagaacagCCTGTTCTGCATGACATCTGTCGCTCTTTTCATCCGGACCGCAAGGGAATGTACACCTGCTGGGAGCAGCGAATCAATGCTCGCCCGGGAAATTATGGCTCAAGAATTGACTATGTCTTGTGCAGCTTGGATATGCAAGACTGGTTCTGCGATTCAAACATACAAGAAGGACTTATG GGCTCTGATCATTGTCCTGTGTATGCGACGTTCAAAGAAACCGTACATCTTGGGGGGAAGCAAGTTAACATCCGGGACATCATGAACCCTCCTGGAATGTTCGAAAATGGCGAGCGTCGACAAGAGTATACGGCGAAGTGTTTACTACCGACTTCGGGTCGCTTGATACCGGAATTTGACAAACGAAGGAGCATCAAAGACATGTTCACGCGCAGACCCAATAACGCCCCCCAGAGCTCCCCAACTAGTACCCCCACGCTTTCCCGTGCGAATTCGGATCATGGAGAATCGAAAGCTGTCATCGGAAAGCTCTCAACGGAGTCAGTCGCCAACCACGCCGTTCCCAAGAACGATCCCCAGCCAAAGGGAATTGTCCGTAAACGGTCCGAGAAGGGCGACTCCCCTGTTAAACGTTCCAAATCAGTAGCTGGCTTAGCACCCACGCCGGCGGTTGCTGGACAGAGAACGCTCAAGGGATTCTTCAAGCCGAAGAGTTCCCCAGCCATACAGAGCCGTGATCAACCAACGACCGACCTTGAAACATGTGCCATGCCACAGCCTGCATCCCCATCCAAGATGATTTCTTCGGCAGAGTCACAAGCAATAGACAAGGAGCAAGTTGCGGCGGTCGTGACCACAGACTCCACAAAGGAGACCAATCCACCGGTGTCAACGACATCAGACACCCCGACAGATGATGACACATTCGTCGACCCAATTGCGAGCAAGGAAGATTGGTCGAAGCTATTTACCAAAAAGCGCGCACCCCTATGCGAAGGTCACCAGGAGCCATGCATTAGTTTGACAACCAAAAAGCCTGGCGTCAACTGTGGGCGATCCTTTTGGATTTGTCCTCGGCCTCTTGGGCCCAGTGGCAACAAGGAGAAAGGAACACAATGGCGCTGCCCGACATTTATTTGGGCAAGTGATAGGAATTCTTCGGTGTCATAG